CCACAATAACGCCGCCGATTGCCGTTCCGTGTCCGCCGATAAACTTCGTCGCGGAATGAACCACGATATCCGCACCGTACTCCAGCGGACGTATCAGATACGGGGTTGCAAAGGTGGAATCCACGACCAGCGGAATGTTATGCCGGTGCGCCACCTCTGCCAGCTCCTCCAGATCCACCAGGTTGGAATTCGGATTTCCCAGTGTCTCGACAAAAATCGCCTTGGTGTTTTCCTGTATTGCCGCCTCAAAGGAGCCTTCTTTTTCCGGGTCTGCAAAGGTTGTGGTAATGCCGTTTGTGAGCGGAAGCGTATGCGCCAACAGATTGTAGGTTCCGCCGTAAATCGTTTTGGATGCCACAATGTGCTCTCCCGCCTTTGCCAGCGCCTAAAATGTATAGCTGATTGCCGCCGCGCCGGATGCAACCGCCAGCGCCGCCACGCCGCCCTCCAGGGATGCAATGCGCTGCTCAAAAACATCCTGCGTCGGATTGGTCAGTCTGCCGTAAATATTTCCGGCATCGCGAAGACCGAAGCGGTCCGCCGCGTGCTGCGAATCATGAAATACATAAGAAGTTGTTGCATAAATCGGAACCGCTCTGGCGTCCGTCACCGGATCCGCCTTCTCCTGCCCGATGTGAAGCTGTCTTGTCTCAAATCCCCAGTTTTTAGAATCTTTTATATTTGCCATTTTTCATATCCTCCTGTGCTTTGATGAATTCATACTAACACAGTAGGAAATCTTTGTCTAATACACGAAAAAAATATCCGGTTATAGATTCAGTCTATAACCGGATGTGTTATGCTTCTGGCGCTGTCAGCCAGCGCTCCAGGCATTATGATATTAAATTTGCCCGGCAAAAAGGTTTTATGTCTGTTTATCCCCTGGCTCATGATATTTTCAAATATTTCTTCAGCGCCGCCACGTACCGCTCTCCCATTTCCGTAAGTATCATATTCTTCCGGGTGATATAACCAATTTCCATCGTAACCGCGCGGTGCTGCGCATCCTCCTGTTTTTGTGATGTGTCCGGATGCCATGCAACATCCTGCTCCTGTGACGTATCCGGATGCCATGCAACATCCTGTTTCTGTGATGTGTCTGGATGCCGCGTACCGTCGCTCTCCTGCGCATCCTCCACAAACGGCACCGCCACAAAGTCGCTGCCGTTTAACTCTTCACAGATGATGCCGGAGCACAGGGTGTACCCGTTTAAGCCTATCATCAGATTGAGCATGGTTGCACGGTCGTTTGCCTTGATGGTGCGCGCATATTCACGGGTAGCCAGAAGCTCCTCCGCCAGATAAAAGCCTGCGCCGTCTCCCTGCTCGAAGGAAAGGCACGGATATGGTTCCAGTTGCGCAAGGCTGACCGCCTTTTCCTTTGCCAGCGGATGCTGCTTCCAGAGGTACACGTATGCCTGGCAGTCAATCAGATGATGAAACACCAGCTCCGCCTGTGCCAGCAGCTTTTCCAGCGCCTTTCTGTTAAAGTCACATAAATAAAGAATGCCGATTTCACTCCGCAGTGTGCGGACATCACTGATGACCTCCGCGGTGCGCGTCTCCCGGATGGCAAAATCATATTTCAGCATATCAAATTCCTTTGCCATATCCACAAAGGCTTTCACCGCAAAGGAATAATGCTGCGCCGACACCCCGAACTTTTTTCTGCGCGTCCCGTGCTCCCCGTAGCGCTCCATCAAATCCTCATACTGACTGTAGAGCTGCTTCGCGTACAGCAGAAATTCCGCCCCATCGCCGGTAAGCGTCACGCCTCTCCCACTGCGGTAAAACAGCGTAATCCCAAGCTCCCTCTCCAGCTCTTTTACCGCACTCGTCAGCGACGGCTGCGAAACATATAAAAGCTCCGCCGCTTTATTAAGAGACCCGGTTTCCGAAATGGTAATGATATACCGAAGCTGCATCAGTGTCATAAGTATCCCTCTTCCAGAATCATTGATTTTTCATTGTTTCCAGTGCTTCAGACCGGAGAGCTGCCCGGAAAAATATTTCCGCGCCTCCTCCGGTGTAAAATTGCCTGCCGGCATGTGCTCCACCAGAAAGTCCAGCAGCTCATCCATACTTTTGTATACAAACTGCCCGTCCGCATAGCACCACTTACAATAGTCTTCATTAAAGCTGTTGTCCACCTCCCGGCTGATTACGCCATCCTCCTCCAGCGGCATCCCGCAGCACTGGCAGAAAAGCTTCCGGGGACTCCCCAGCAGTGTGTTAATGGAAACATCGAAAGCTGTTGAAATCTGCTTCAGTGTTTCTATATTCGGCGTCGCATCGCCGTTTTCCCAGCGCGAAACCGCCTGGCGGGTAACAGCCAGCCTCTCCGCCATTTCCTCCTGCGTAAGACTGTTTTCTATGCGAATCTTTTTCAGAACATCCTTCGTCTCCATATTCCCATCCTCCCTGTCCGGTCAAACCCTTTTTTTCCCCGCCCTCCGGGAATGCATCCATTATAACGCAGGTCTCGCGTTCGCGGCAAGCAATCATCTGTTGCTTTTTCAGGTTTTGCCCGGCCTTGGTTACTGCGAAACTATTACTTTTTACTTAATTTTTATCCCGGCGCTGCCTCTGGCATGTTCGCTTACAGCGTATACATGTACGCTCTCTGCCCTGCCGGGTTTTATCACTGCGAGTGCTTCACCATAATAAGTATCTGTTACATTTCCAAGATAGCTTTTTGTATAATACGGGCAGGCGCTGCCAAGTCCGAGAAGCGTGCCGCCCTCCACCTGCACCGTAATGTCGCCGCGCATCATTGGCTTGAGCGTGCCTTCCCTGTCCGTAAACTGCAGGCGGACATAGCACAGCTCCTCTGCACTTACGCAGGAAC
This is a stretch of genomic DNA from Marvinbryantia formatexigens DSM 14469. It encodes these proteins:
- a CDS encoding LysR family transcriptional regulator, coding for MTLMQLRYIITISETGSLNKAAELLYVSQPSLTSAVKELERELGITLFYRSGRGVTLTGDGAEFLLYAKQLYSQYEDLMERYGEHGTRRKKFGVSAQHYSFAVKAFVDMAKEFDMLKYDFAIRETRTAEVISDVRTLRSEIGILYLCDFNRKALEKLLAQAELVFHHLIDCQAYVYLWKQHPLAKEKAVSLAQLEPYPCLSFEQGDGAGFYLAEELLATREYARTIKANDRATMLNLMIGLNGYTLCSGIICEELNGSDFVAVPFVEDAQESDGTRHPDTSQKQDVAWHPDTSQEQDVAWHPDTSQKQEDAQHRAVTMEIGYITRKNMILTEMGERYVAALKKYLKIS
- a CDS encoding zinc ribbon domain-containing protein, giving the protein METKDVLKKIRIENSLTQEEMAERLAVTRQAVSRWENGDATPNIETLKQISTAFDVSINTLLGSPRKLFCQCCGMPLEEDGVISREVDNSFNEDYCKWCYADGQFVYKSMDELLDFLVEHMPAGNFTPEEARKYFSGQLSGLKHWKQ